Proteins co-encoded in one Bacillus sp. 2205SS5-2 genomic window:
- the mntR gene encoding transcriptional regulator MntR — MPTPSMEDYIEQIYLLIENKGYARVSDIAQSLSVHPSSVTKMVQKLDKDDYLIYERYRGLILTQKGKKVGKRLVYRHDLLEQFLRIIGVKEENIYEDVEGIEHHLSWDSIDRIGDMVQFFEDDSERVEALKLIQQQNEENEE, encoded by the coding sequence ATGCCAACACCAAGTATGGAAGATTATATTGAACAAATTTATCTTTTAATTGAGAACAAAGGCTATGCACGAGTCTCGGACATTGCCCAATCACTCTCTGTTCACCCTTCCTCCGTAACGAAAATGGTGCAAAAATTAGATAAGGACGATTATTTAATTTACGAACGATATCGTGGTCTTATTTTAACGCAAAAAGGGAAAAAGGTCGGTAAGCGCTTAGTGTATCGACATGACCTATTAGAACAATTTTTACGAATTATCGGCGTTAAAGAGGAAAATATTTACGAGGATGTCGAAGGGATTGAACACCATTTAAGTTGGGATTCGATTGATCGAATTGGAGATATGGTCCAATTTTTTGAAGACGATTCAGAGAGAGTTGAAGCATTGAAATTGATTCAACAGCAGAATGAAGAAAACGAAGAATAA
- a CDS encoding metal ABC transporter permease — protein MTYEAWIILTGCLVGISCGMIGCFLILRKMSMLADAISHTVLLGMVLAFLVSQSLNGFYMLIGAAIAGLFTTLLVQLFQSSGIQEDASIGVVFTSLFAVGVILISLYAGNVHLDVEHALMGEIAFIPWNTMSLPFLGDVPKSVVMISSILIVNIIIIFFLYKEFKLTSFDASMAAAMGIPVLLIHYVLMGVVSVTTVSAFDSVGAILVVAMLIAPGATAYLLTDRFSVMLFLSAFIGCVDSILGYFLAVYLDVSISGAMAVMAGVVFAIAFIFAPQHGLLAKSNLKTKSRLDSTSEGV, from the coding sequence ATGACGTATGAAGCTTGGATTATCTTAACCGGTTGCCTTGTTGGCATTTCTTGTGGAATGATTGGATGCTTTTTGATTTTAAGAAAAATGTCCATGTTGGCTGATGCCATTAGCCATACCGTTTTATTAGGTATGGTGCTTGCGTTCCTAGTTAGCCAAAGTTTAAATGGTTTCTATATGCTAATTGGTGCGGCAATAGCTGGATTATTTACGACCTTATTAGTTCAGTTATTTCAGTCAAGTGGCATTCAAGAGGATGCATCCATTGGTGTTGTTTTCACATCATTGTTCGCAGTTGGCGTCATCTTGATTTCTCTCTACGCAGGAAACGTACATTTAGATGTTGAGCATGCATTGATGGGTGAAATTGCATTTATCCCGTGGAATACCATGTCATTACCGTTTCTCGGGGATGTACCCAAATCTGTGGTCATGATTTCTTCTATTTTAATCGTCAATATCATTATTATTTTCTTCCTGTATAAAGAATTTAAATTGACGAGTTTTGATGCAAGTATGGCTGCAGCAATGGGGATACCGGTTTTATTGATTCACTACGTTTTGATGGGTGTGGTGTCAGTAACAACGGTTTCAGCATTTGATAGTGTTGGTGCCATTCTGGTTGTAGCAATGTTGATTGCTCCAGGAGCAACCGCGTATTTATTAACCGACCGTTTTAGCGTCATGCTGTTCTTGAGTGCTTTTATCGGTTGCGTTGATTCAATATTAGGATATTTTTTAGCGGTGTATTTAGATGTTTCGATATCTGGGGCGATGGCCGTGATGGCCGGAGTTGTGTTTGCCATAGCGTTTATCTTTGCTCCGCAACACGGGTTGCTGGCAAAAAGTAATCTTAAAACGAAGAGTCGATTAGATTCAACTTCAGAAGGTGTTTAA
- a CDS encoding metal ABC transporter permease translates to MEQMWNSILNDANTQWVLLSTLLLGTASGVLGSFALLRKQSLIGDAVAHAALPGICIAFLLVGEKDFIVLLAGAATTGLLAAYCIQFISSYSRIKEDTAIGLVLSVFFGAGIMLLTKVAQSPSGNKSGLDSFIFGQAASLVGTDVKIMAFTALILIGVTFLLFKEFKVSTFDPQFAKGIGLPTPLLNLLFISLLVLTVVIGIQAVGVIMMAALLITPSIAARYWTDSLGIMVVVSGLIGAISGVSGTLISTLGKGLSTGPFIVLSATMIFLFSLLFAPERGLVSKWLKRIKNDQIINEKSLLLKFEQSNQFGISKEQVLHSSSISVGKALRYLKGFEQRGWLLNQKGIYRLTTDGEEVIKQTILLNHMVELREMYPNELADVSFPAFEDGKIEKMNNEEAQTLHQKMLDLQQRYKIQPVVDMKRGG, encoded by the coding sequence ATGGAACAAATGTGGAATTCAATACTAAATGATGCGAATACCCAATGGGTTTTGTTGAGTACCCTTCTGCTCGGGACGGCAAGTGGAGTATTAGGAAGTTTTGCTCTTTTACGTAAACAAAGCTTAATCGGGGATGCAGTAGCTCATGCCGCACTGCCAGGGATCTGTATCGCATTCTTATTAGTAGGAGAAAAAGATTTTATCGTGTTATTAGCCGGAGCAGCAACTACAGGATTATTGGCTGCTTACTGTATACAATTTATTTCATCTTATTCAAGAATTAAAGAAGATACAGCTATTGGTCTGGTTCTCTCTGTCTTTTTTGGGGCAGGAATTATGTTATTGACGAAAGTAGCTCAATCTCCTTCAGGGAATAAAAGTGGCTTAGACAGTTTCATTTTTGGGCAGGCGGCTTCACTTGTCGGAACGGATGTGAAAATCATGGCTTTTACTGCTTTGATATTAATTGGGGTTACCTTCCTGCTATTTAAAGAATTCAAGGTATCAACATTTGATCCTCAATTTGCAAAGGGAATCGGCTTGCCTACACCTCTACTGAATTTGCTTTTCATTTCTTTACTCGTACTTACCGTTGTAATTGGTATCCAGGCAGTAGGAGTGATTATGATGGCGGCGCTATTGATTACACCTTCGATAGCTGCTCGATATTGGACGGATTCTCTGGGTATTATGGTTGTCGTATCAGGCTTAATTGGAGCGATTTCTGGTGTCTCAGGTACCTTAATTAGTACCTTAGGTAAAGGTTTGTCAACAGGTCCATTTATAGTCTTATCTGCCACCATGATTTTCTTATTCTCCCTCCTCTTTGCTCCTGAAAGAGGGTTAGTATCGAAGTGGTTAAAGCGGATAAAAAATGATCAAATTATAAATGAAAAAAGTTTATTGCTTAAATTTGAACAAAGTAATCAGTTCGGAATTTCAAAAGAGCAGGTGCTCCATTCATCCTCAATTTCTGTTGGGAAAGCGTTACGCTATCTTAAGGGATTCGAACAGCGAGGATGGCTTCTTAATCAGAAGGGCATCTATAGATTGACAACAGATGGTGAGGAAGTAATTAAGCAAACCATCCTGCTTAACCATATGGTCGAATTACGTGAAATGTATCCGAATGAATTAGCGGATGTGTCCTTCCCAGCATTTGAAGATGGGAAAATTGAAAAGATGAATAATGAAGAAGCTCAAACTTTGCATCAGAAAATGCTTGATCTACAACAGCGCTATAAAATCCAGCCAGTTGTAGACATGAAGAGAGGAGGATAA
- a CDS encoding metal ABC transporter ATP-binding protein has translation MNAIEVKDLTVAYHKKPVLMDVEFQAPNGCLMGIVGPNGAGKSTLIKAVLGLIPKASGEVKILGEKYSPKAKKVGYVPQRGTVDWDFPTNALDVVLMGRYGHVGWFKRPSKHDVKIAISCLEKVGMKEYASRQISQLSGGQQQRVFLARALAQDAEVYFMDEPFVGVDAATEKAIIMLLNELKSNGKTVLVVHHDLQTVKEYFDWLLLLNKKTIAIGKTEDVFTMEKLQQTYGGRLAFLEQQMLIQP, from the coding sequence ATGAATGCAATTGAAGTGAAAGATTTAACGGTAGCTTACCATAAGAAGCCAGTGTTAATGGATGTAGAGTTCCAAGCTCCAAACGGGTGCTTAATGGGGATCGTCGGTCCGAATGGCGCAGGTAAATCGACCTTAATCAAAGCTGTCTTAGGGTTAATACCTAAAGCATCGGGTGAGGTGAAAATTCTTGGAGAAAAATATTCTCCTAAAGCGAAAAAAGTGGGATATGTCCCCCAACGTGGAACGGTAGATTGGGATTTTCCTACGAATGCCTTAGATGTAGTTTTGATGGGAAGATACGGTCATGTTGGTTGGTTCAAACGACCGTCAAAGCATGATGTCAAGATTGCAATATCTTGTTTGGAAAAGGTCGGGATGAAAGAATATGCCTCTAGACAAATCAGTCAATTATCTGGTGGACAGCAGCAACGTGTTTTCTTGGCACGAGCACTTGCTCAAGATGCTGAAGTGTATTTCATGGATGAACCATTTGTCGGAGTAGACGCAGCGACAGAAAAAGCGATTATCATGTTATTAAATGAATTAAAAAGCAACGGAAAAACGGTGTTAGTGGTTCATCATGATTTGCAAACCGTCAAAGAGTATTTTGATTGGTTGCTTCTTTTAAACAAAAAAACCATTGCGATTGGGAAAACAGAAGACGTTTTCACAATGGAAAAATTACAACAAACCTACGGTGGGCGTCTAGCATTCTTAGAACAACAAATGCTCATCCAACCATAA
- a CDS encoding metal ABC transporter solute-binding protein, Zn/Mn family, whose translation MKKMNLVGLMMLLLGGLFLSGCGVDSTDSKDGSKIKVVTTIGQIADATRYIGGEFVSVESLMGPGVDPHLYKATQSDIGKLQNAEIIFYNGLHLEGKMLEIFEKMNETKPTIAIADNISDEALRSDVVDVSITDPHIWFDIDLWTTALEEVTRGLSELDPENKEYYEKNAEEYFAQLSELKQYAKEQIATIPVEQRVLVTAHDAFNYFGAAYDMEVKGLQGLSTDSEYGLGDVQSLVEILVARQINAVFVESSISEKSINAVIEGAKDKGHNVVIGGELFSDAMGAEGTKEGTYIGMYRHNVDTIVNALK comes from the coding sequence ATGAAGAAGATGAACTTAGTTGGTTTGATGATGTTATTACTTGGAGGTTTATTCCTTTCAGGGTGTGGAGTGGATTCAACAGATTCAAAGGATGGCAGTAAAATAAAGGTCGTAACGACGATAGGTCAAATTGCGGATGCAACTCGCTATATTGGTGGAGAATTTGTTAGTGTTGAAAGCTTAATGGGACCTGGCGTTGATCCCCACTTATATAAAGCCACGCAAAGTGATATTGGAAAATTGCAAAATGCAGAAATTATTTTTTATAACGGATTACATTTAGAAGGTAAAATGTTAGAAATCTTTGAAAAAATGAATGAAACAAAACCAACAATCGCCATTGCAGATAACATTTCAGATGAAGCTTTACGAAGTGACGTGGTAGATGTGAGCATTACTGATCCTCATATTTGGTTTGACATTGATCTATGGACGACAGCTTTAGAAGAAGTAACTAGAGGTTTGAGTGAATTAGACCCGGAGAACAAGGAGTATTATGAAAAAAATGCCGAGGAGTATTTTGCTCAATTGTCTGAATTAAAACAATATGCTAAAGAGCAAATCGCGACGATTCCTGTTGAACAACGTGTGCTTGTAACGGCTCATGATGCCTTTAATTACTTTGGGGCAGCTTATGATATGGAAGTGAAAGGTCTTCAAGGACTAAGCACAGATTCAGAGTACGGATTAGGTGACGTTCAATCGCTTGTTGAAATCTTAGTTGCAAGACAAATCAACGCAGTGTTTGTTGAATCGAGTATTTCAGAAAAATCGATAAATGCTGTTATTGAAGGTGCAAAAGATAAAGGGCATAATGTAGTGATCGGTGGAGAACTCTTTTCAGATGCCATGGGAGCGGAAGGCACTAAAGAAGGAACGTATATAGGGATGTACCGTCACAATGTTGATACAATTGTGAACGCATTAAAATAG
- the cspD gene encoding cold-shock protein CspD codes for MQNGKVKWFNNEKGFGFIEVENGEDVFVHFSAIEGDGYKSLEEGQEVSFEIVEGNRGPQASNVVKI; via the coding sequence ATGCAAAATGGAAAAGTAAAGTGGTTTAATAATGAAAAAGGTTTCGGATTTATTGAAGTAGAAAATGGAGAAGATGTATTCGTTCACTTTTCAGCAATCGAAGGAGACGGGTACAAATCATTGGAAGAAGGACAAGAAGTTTCTTTTGAAATCGTTGAAGGAAATCGAGGACCTCAAGCTTCTAACGTAGTAAAAATATAA
- a CDS encoding zinc-finger domain-containing protein → MKRKTAIIEADNLMDTYCEGCWLKREFRKEKGKTEAHRFCIGQCTIGAQLQELGKKISQ, encoded by the coding sequence TTGAAACGAAAAACAGCAATCATAGAAGCTGATAATTTAATGGATACTTATTGCGAAGGCTGTTGGTTAAAGCGTGAGTTTCGAAAGGAAAAAGGGAAAACAGAGGCACATCGTTTTTGTATTGGTCAGTGTACCATTGGGGCTCAACTACAGGAATTAGGAAAGAAAATTAGTCAATGA
- a CDS encoding reverse transcriptase-like protein — MKMKVIFNYVGKGLEGTTFESDWVLRHNVQPLISDLEKSGKSKNIMIVDELGAEWSKKEYMKLNQQLETEPENVILYFDGGFHKETNVAGIGVVVYYDKNGESYRYRRNNRLESIQHNNEAEYAALFEALMSLEDIGVQHTVCEIKGDAQGLIKQLQGEWPCYEATLNRWLDRIEEKINNLPVRASYSVIKRNQNKEAHQLASQALEGKEIHSHKKQL, encoded by the coding sequence ATGAAAATGAAAGTGATTTTCAATTATGTAGGGAAAGGGCTAGAAGGAACAACATTTGAATCTGATTGGGTGTTACGGCATAACGTGCAGCCTCTCATAAGTGATCTTGAAAAGTCAGGTAAATCAAAGAACATTATGATTGTAGATGAGCTCGGGGCTGAGTGGTCAAAAAAAGAGTATATGAAGTTAAACCAACAGCTTGAAACAGAACCTGAAAATGTCATTCTCTATTTTGATGGAGGTTTTCATAAAGAGACGAATGTGGCAGGAATCGGTGTTGTTGTGTATTATGATAAAAATGGAGAATCCTATCGTTACCGGAGAAACAATCGTTTAGAAAGTATTCAACATAATAATGAAGCTGAGTACGCTGCTCTTTTTGAAGCCCTGATGTCATTGGAGGATATTGGTGTACAGCATACGGTTTGTGAAATTAAAGGAGATGCTCAGGGCTTAATTAAGCAACTACAGGGGGAGTGGCCCTGTTACGAAGCAACACTCAACCGGTGGTTAGATCGCATTGAAGAGAAAATTAACAACCTCCCGGTTCGAGCAAGTTATTCTGTGATAAAACGAAATCAAAACAAAGAAGCCCATCAGCTAGCGTCTCAAGCTTTAGAAGGCAAAGAGATACATAGTCATAAAAAACAACTTTAG
- a CDS encoding queuosine precursor transporter, translated as MYNEWFGILFVLVNFALVLLMYRIFGKTGLFVWIGISTILANIQVVKTIEIFGLTATLGNTMYGTVFLVTDILNERYGKKEAQKAVWLGFFTLVAMTVIMQMSIIFQPHPNDIAQESLETIFGLLPRIALGSLAAYLVSQHSDVYLFTLLKKKFPKDSQFWIRNNGSTMISQLLDTLVFTSVAFLGAFPMEIWIEIFITTYILKWIVSLLDTPFGYIARRFPK; from the coding sequence ATGTATAACGAATGGTTTGGAATTTTATTTGTTTTAGTTAATTTTGCATTGGTTTTACTAATGTACCGTATATTTGGCAAAACTGGTCTGTTTGTATGGATTGGCATCTCCACCATACTGGCAAATATCCAAGTAGTCAAAACGATTGAAATTTTTGGATTAACCGCTACACTTGGTAATACAATGTATGGAACTGTTTTTCTTGTAACGGATATTTTAAATGAGAGATACGGTAAAAAAGAAGCACAAAAAGCTGTTTGGTTAGGGTTTTTTACGTTAGTGGCGATGACCGTCATTATGCAAATGTCCATTATTTTCCAACCTCATCCAAACGACATTGCACAAGAGTCGCTCGAAACAATTTTTGGACTTCTTCCCCGGATCGCATTAGGAAGCCTAGCTGCCTACTTAGTCAGCCAACATTCTGATGTTTATCTTTTCACTCTTTTAAAGAAAAAATTCCCGAAGGATTCTCAATTTTGGATTCGGAACAATGGATCGACGATGATTAGTCAGCTGTTAGACACACTCGTCTTTACTTCGGTTGCCTTTCTCGGAGCTTTCCCAATGGAGATTTGGATAGAGATTTTCATTACTACTTATATTTTAAAATGGATCGTCTCTCTTCTTGACACTCCTTTCGGATATATCGCCAGACGTTTTCCAAAATAA
- a CDS encoding reverse transcriptase-like protein — MVEVYIDGASAGNPGPSGAGIHIKYTGKAESYSIPLGMKNNHEAEFLSFLYALRKCEDLNFEMVSFRSDSQALVNAVEKGFVKREQYRRIFVEIQELLTRHELYFIKWIPSSENSVADALARKAIVQLNEGDIM, encoded by the coding sequence ATGGTGGAAGTATATATAGATGGTGCAAGTGCAGGAAATCCAGGACCAAGCGGTGCAGGAATTCACATTAAATATACAGGAAAAGCAGAGAGTTATTCCATTCCTCTTGGTATGAAAAATAATCATGAAGCTGAATTTCTGTCTTTCTTGTATGCTCTAAGAAAATGTGAAGATCTTAACTTTGAAATGGTTTCGTTTCGTTCTGATTCACAGGCTCTAGTGAATGCAGTTGAAAAGGGATTCGTTAAACGTGAGCAATATCGTAGAATATTTGTTGAGATTCAGGAGCTGTTAACTCGACATGAATTGTACTTTATTAAATGGATTCCTTCTTCTGAGAACTCTGTCGCAGATGCACTAGCTCGCAAAGCAATCGTCCAATTAAATGAAGGAGATATTATGTGA
- a CDS encoding DMT family transporter, producing the protein MNKNRTLIASTGLLLVAFVWGSTFVLVQQAVSILPPFSFNFLRFFLAGLLLFLLYLFGRRSRSFDYSILFPGIVLGFFLFLGFGLQTIGLLHTTPARAGFITGLNVVIVPFLALSFSKKRPSLFAICGAFFAAVGLYLLAAISSNQVQLGDILVLGCAVAFAAHIFLTDRFAAIHSALLLAAIQLLSASLFSFVSMLLFEDSSLLRNVDVLKQPEVFSGILITALFATAAAFFLQTWAQQFTSSTRVAVIFAMEPVFAALSSFLLIGEVLSAKQIIGCLFIFFGMMIVEIKPKSKSWLHRRDNFFSS; encoded by the coding sequence GTGAATAAAAACCGGACTCTTATCGCATCAACTGGTCTATTATTAGTCGCATTTGTATGGGGAAGTACCTTTGTACTCGTTCAGCAAGCCGTTTCTATCCTTCCCCCTTTCTCCTTTAATTTTCTCCGCTTTTTTCTAGCTGGACTTCTGTTGTTTTTGCTTTACTTATTTGGAAGGCGTTCTCGCTCTTTTGATTACTCTATCTTGTTTCCGGGAATTGTGTTAGGATTCTTTCTATTTCTTGGATTCGGACTACAGACGATAGGACTATTGCATACCACTCCCGCTCGAGCAGGATTTATTACGGGCTTAAATGTAGTGATAGTCCCGTTCCTCGCTCTATCATTTTCAAAGAAGCGGCCCAGTTTATTTGCGATATGTGGCGCGTTCTTTGCGGCAGTTGGGTTATACCTTCTAGCCGCCATCTCTTCCAATCAAGTCCAGCTAGGTGATATTCTTGTATTAGGATGTGCAGTTGCGTTTGCCGCGCACATATTTCTAACAGATAGATTTGCTGCAATCCATTCTGCCCTATTATTGGCAGCTATCCAACTGCTTTCAGCAAGTCTTTTTTCATTCGTGAGTATGTTGCTATTCGAAGATAGTTCATTACTACGGAACGTGGACGTCCTTAAACAACCAGAAGTGTTCTCAGGCATTCTGATCACAGCCCTTTTTGCAACGGCAGCAGCCTTTTTTCTTCAAACATGGGCACAACAATTTACTTCTTCAACCAGAGTAGCTGTAATATTTGCGATGGAGCCCGTATTTGCAGCACTTTCATCCTTTCTCTTAATTGGAGAAGTCTTATCGGCCAAGCAAATAATCGGTTGTCTATTCATTTTCTTTGGGATGATGATTGTTGAAATAAAGCCGAAGAGCAAATCATGGCTACACCGAAGAGACAATTTTTTCTCTTCTTAA
- a CDS encoding DUF6123 family protein: MVTRVRTIEEYLMYLEDKGFKFSEDAVGFIFFGKKLTEAPDILVNVAIEVTLKVKQGFDGSFYVSLLEEFHGNQFSTRYQALQYAEEKGILT, encoded by the coding sequence TTGGTAACAAGAGTAAGGACGATTGAGGAATATTTGATGTATTTAGAAGATAAGGGATTTAAGTTTTCTGAAGATGCGGTTGGTTTTATTTTTTTCGGAAAGAAATTGACTGAAGCTCCTGATATATTGGTCAATGTTGCTATTGAAGTGACACTTAAGGTCAAACAGGGTTTTGATGGAAGTTTCTATGTGTCACTTTTGGAAGAGTTCCATGGAAATCAATTCTCTACACGATATCAAGCTCTACAATATGCTGAAGAAAAAGGTATACTAACGTAA
- a CDS encoding divergent PAP2 family protein: MNRGVFIALLSIGMAQAMKIPLYFLKTNKWKPQLFFQTGGMPSSHSAGVSSLTTFIALKRGVSTIDFALSLVFGLIVMYDAQGIRRQAGELTLKVNSLDELVRKAHQQESIEFKQKPPTKLKEMLGHQPSEVIGGALFGIITGITSFILQKNVGKRNWFM; encoded by the coding sequence TTGAATCGAGGAGTGTTTATCGCTTTGCTGAGCATTGGAATGGCTCAAGCCATGAAAATTCCATTGTATTTTCTGAAAACAAATAAATGGAAACCACAACTATTTTTTCAAACAGGAGGAATGCCGAGCTCTCATTCAGCAGGGGTTTCGTCATTAACGACTTTTATTGCCTTAAAAAGAGGCGTTTCAACGATTGACTTTGCCCTATCGCTAGTATTCGGCTTGATTGTTATGTACGATGCCCAGGGAATCCGAAGGCAGGCGGGTGAGTTAACTTTAAAAGTCAATAGTTTAGATGAACTAGTCCGTAAAGCTCACCAACAAGAAAGCATTGAGTTTAAACAAAAACCACCAACTAAACTAAAAGAAATGCTTGGACACCAACCTTCAGAGGTCATTGGAGGTGCATTATTTGGCATCATCACGGGAATTACTTCCTTTATTCTACAGAAAAATGTAGGCAAACGTAATTGGTTTATGTAG
- a CDS encoding small, acid-soluble spore protein L, producing the protein MSKNQNKNRGLIGQSVNPEGQGPDVEFGNEISSQLEKKAKKKNTK; encoded by the coding sequence GTGAGCAAAAACCAAAATAAAAACCGTGGCCTAATAGGGCAAAGTGTCAACCCAGAAGGACAAGGACCTGATGTTGAATTCGGAAATGAAATCTCATCTCAGTTGGAAAAAAAGGCTAAAAAGAAAAATACAAAATAA
- a CDS encoding 5'-3' exonuclease yields MKQNVLLIDGMALLFRSFFATAMTGQFMMNSKGTPTNAVQGFVKHSLLAIDYVKPTHVAVCWDMGANTFRNELYDGYKANRDAPPVELHPQFDLAKETATAFTLPNIGLAGYEADDCIGTIAKSLSSENKVSILSGDHDLLQLLEENIDVHILQKGFGNYKTFTEQSFIEEKGITPLQFIDVKGLMGDSSDGYPGVKGIGEKTAIKLIQEYTDIEGILANLEKLTPGQRKKIENDLEMLKLSRTLAEIHCEVPVTFSPEESVWSGITEETQIFLDEHELRSIKRFLIQHNIVSSAETL; encoded by the coding sequence ATGAAACAAAATGTATTATTAATTGATGGAATGGCATTATTATTTCGCTCGTTTTTTGCCACAGCTATGACGGGTCAATTTATGATGAATTCAAAAGGAACCCCGACCAATGCGGTGCAAGGTTTCGTTAAACATAGCTTACTTGCAATCGATTATGTGAAGCCAACACATGTAGCAGTTTGCTGGGATATGGGCGCAAACACATTCCGAAATGAGCTGTATGATGGATACAAAGCAAACCGTGATGCACCACCTGTGGAATTGCATCCACAATTTGACTTAGCGAAGGAAACCGCAACGGCCTTTACGCTACCGAATATAGGACTAGCAGGGTACGAAGCGGATGACTGTATTGGAACGATCGCAAAATCGTTATCATCAGAAAATAAAGTTTCGATACTGAGTGGTGATCATGACCTTCTACAACTACTAGAAGAAAATATCGATGTTCATATTCTACAAAAAGGATTCGGCAATTATAAAACTTTTACAGAACAATCATTTATTGAAGAAAAGGGGATTACCCCACTTCAATTTATCGATGTTAAAGGCTTAATGGGCGATTCTAGTGATGGATACCCTGGGGTGAAAGGCATCGGAGAGAAAACGGCGATCAAACTCATTCAAGAGTATACTGACATTGAGGGGATACTGGCCAATCTTGAAAAGCTAACACCAGGGCAGCGAAAAAAAATCGAAAACGACCTTGAGATGTTAAAGTTATCGAGAACATTAGCTGAAATTCATTGTGAAGTGCCTGTCACTTTTTCTCCAGAAGAATCTGTTTGGTCAGGTATTACTGAAGAAACCCAAATTTTTCTTGATGAACATGAATTAAGAAGCATCAAGCGTTTTTTGATTCAACATAATATTGTATCTTCGGCCGAAACACTTTAG
- a CDS encoding sulfurtransferase, producing MKYVLKVHELQTRPVARKVKVLDCSYSLTDSSRGRIQYEEEHIPGAIYLDLKHDLSDEISVHGGRHPLPGISKMEKTLGGKGITRQDTVVLYDRGDGAYAARGWWQLHYLGHENVYILDGGFKEWKKAKFSVEKGTRVARETVYIAQPQQQMLADVDDVRKVLFGKSEAILLDSRAQERYEGKVEPIDKKAGHIPTAVNFPWLNVLEEGLYKDTEELIQQFSSLPKDSNLIVYCGSGVTAIPNIIALKESGYTHVKLYSGSFSDWISYEENPVTKEQEKK from the coding sequence ATGAAATATGTATTGAAGGTGCACGAGCTACAAACTCGGCCGGTAGCAAGAAAAGTGAAGGTATTGGATTGTTCCTATTCATTAACAGACTCTAGTCGAGGTAGAATTCAATATGAAGAAGAACATATTCCTGGAGCAATTTATCTTGATTTAAAGCATGATTTATCAGATGAAATTTCAGTGCATGGTGGGAGACATCCTTTACCAGGTATTTCAAAGATGGAGAAAACACTCGGAGGAAAAGGAATTACCCGTCAAGATACAGTAGTTTTATATGACCGCGGAGATGGAGCCTATGCTGCAAGAGGTTGGTGGCAACTTCATTATTTAGGTCATGAAAACGTGTATATACTAGATGGTGGCTTTAAAGAGTGGAAAAAAGCAAAATTTTCTGTCGAGAAAGGGACAAGAGTGGCCAGAGAGACAGTATATATAGCTCAACCGCAACAACAAATGCTTGCCGATGTGGATGATGTGAGAAAGGTACTTTTCGGTAAATCAGAGGCTATTTTACTTGATTCTCGTGCACAGGAGCGATACGAAGGGAAAGTAGAACCCATCGATAAAAAGGCTGGACACATTCCGACCGCTGTCAATTTTCCTTGGCTGAATGTTCTAGAAGAGGGACTCTACAAAGATACAGAAGAATTAATTCAACAGTTTTCTTCTCTGCCGAAGGATTCGAATTTGATCGTGTACTGTGGATCTGGAGTGACGGCAATTCCCAACATCATTGCATTGAAGGAAAGTGGTTATACTCATGTAAAATTATACAGCGGTAGCTTTAGTGATTGGATATCATATGAGGAGAATCCTGTTACGAAAGAGCAAGAGAAGAAATAA